The genomic window GGACTTCATGAACGCATGGCTGAAGATGTGAAAGATGGTTCCGGCTAGGGCATTGGGGTTTAAGAGGGCCATACCCAGGAGTATGTAGCCCATCTGCCCTATGGTGGAATAGGCCAGCCGGCGCTTAAGGTCATCCTGGACTATGGCCACGGCTGACCCCAGGAAGATGGTGATGGCAGCCATCCAGATCATAACCTCGTTCCACCCTGCCTCGCGCACCAGCTCAATGCCGTAGATATCATATATGATCCTTATGAGACCATATGCCCCGGTCTTGACCAGCAACCCTGAGAGGAGCGCGCTGGCGGGAGAGGGCGCCACAGGGTGGGCGTCGGGGAGCCACACGTGCAGGGGCACCATGCCCGCCTTGATGCCAAACCCTATGAGGAACCCCACGAAGCCCAGGAGGGCCACGCCACTGGCGCCCGGGAATACGCCCCCCTGCCCCAGGCTGATGTTCCCGGTAATCTGGTACGTTATGGCGATTCCCATGAAGATGCTCAGGCCGCCGATGATGGTCATGATCAGGTACTTGTAGCCGGCCCTCATGGCCTCGGAGGTCTCCTCGTGGATTACCAGCACGTAGGCGCTGAGGGACATGATCTCATAGAACAGGAAAAGGGTGAACAGGTCCCCAGCCATGAAGGTGCCCATGCACCCTGCCAGGGCCAGGATGAGGAAGGGGTAGTACCGCTTCTTGTGGTGCTCGTGCTTCATGTACTCCAGGGAGTACACAGTGGCCATGGTCCATATGAAGGACGCGATGACCCCCAGGAGGAGCCCCAGGGGGTCCACCCTGAAGGAGAGACCCAGCGGCGGCACGATCCTGGGAAAGGATGCCTCCACAATGGTTCCCCCGGATACCGCCGGGTACAGTAGCAGGACAAGGCAAGTACACGTTGCGGCCACGATGAGGCTCAGGGTGTTCCTGGCCTTCCATGACCTCAGCCCGGCCACGTATATGGCGGGGGCAGCCACCAGGGGCAATACCGGAATGATTACTGGCAGCCAGGAAAATGTAGTGTGCTCTCCCATCCGTAGGGCCTCCGATCTGTAGACTTACTGTCTCCCCTGCCATGTGTTCTCTTCGCACCGGGGCTTCCTCACGGAACCGCAGCAAGGCCCAGGGCACCCGCGGGCACGAACCCAAGTATCACTACCAGGGCTGCCAGGACCAGCATGGGAACCTGTGACGGCCAACCCACCCTTAGAGCCGGGGCCCGGCCCGCCATAAAGTAGGCCCTGGCCAGCACCGGGTACATGTAGACCAGTGTCAGGGCACTGCTCAGCACTATTATTATGGCAACCAGGGGCTGCCCCTGCTCCAGGGCGCCCATCACCATGTACCACTTGCTGTTGAATCCTGCCAGGGGGGGGATCCCCACCATAGAGAGGGCCATCACCAGGAAGACTGCCATGGGCACCGGTAAGGTTTTCCCCAAGCCCGCCATGTCCTCCACGCTGCGCTTCCCCGTGGCTACTATCACGGAGCCGGCTGCCAGGAAGAGGCCTGCCTTCATAGCCCCGTGGTAGAGTACGTGCAAGAGCGCACCCGTGACCGCCTGTTGCCCCCCGAGACCGAAGCCTATGAAGATGCAGCCCACCTGGGCCACGGTGGAGTAGGCCAGGAGGCGCTTAATATCGTGCTGCACGGCGGCCAGCACGGAGCCGGCCACGGTGGCCATGGCGCCCAGGGCCACGACAAACCCCTCCACGGGAACGGCGCTCAGGGCAGGGGCCATGGCCATGGTGAGAACCCTCCAGTAGGCGAAGGCAAACACCTTCACCACCAGGCCTGAAAGGAGGGCGCTGGAGGGGGTCGGGGCGTCTGAATGGGCGTCGGGCAGCCACGTGTGTAGCGGGAAGAGGGCCGCCTTCACCCCGAGCCCCACGGTGATGAACCCCAGGGCCGCGTAGATGTTCCCGGGGTACCTGGCCAGGGCTCCGGCCATGGCGCCGGATATGAACACCATGTTCAGGTGCCCGGTGGCCATGTAGGTCAGGGCCACACCAAAGAGAAGGGCGCCGGTGCCCAGCGCGCTCAGGATCAGGTAGCGCAGGGTTGACTCCAGGGCCGGGCCGTCACCCTTCACGGAAACTATGCCGCAGGCCGCCAGGGACGCAATCTCCACGAACACGAACAGGTTAAAGAGGTCCCTGGCCATGACGATGCCCATCATGGATGCCACCAGGAGAAGGCACAGGGTCCAGAACCACCGGAGCGCCTTCTCCCCCACCTCATCCTGAAGCCCCGCATAGGCGTAACCCAGGGAGACCAGGGACAGAAGGGTGACAGTGCCCAGCATGAATCCAACAGGCCCATCAACACCCACCTCAATGCCCCAGGGTGCCGCCCAGCCTCCCAGGGAGTAGACGATGGGACCACCGGACATGACTGCCCAGGCCAGTACAAGGGAGGCGATGAAGCATGCCAGGATGAGCCCAAGGGCCAGCCATACGGCGCCCTTGAGACGGGCCGGGGAAGCCAGGGGCACAATATATGCGCCCATTAGCATGGCTGCCACCATAATGACAGGTAGGTCGTTCAGGGTCATTTGCCCATCATCCTCGCTCGAGACAACTTGTCAGCGTCCAGTGTCTCATACTTCCCGTAGAGGGAGACGATGAGGCTCAGGGCAAAGGCCGTGGTACTCACCGCTATCACGATCCCTGTGAGTATGAGCGCTGAGGGAACCGGGTTAACCCAGAGGACTCCCTGTCCCTCCCCAGAAATGATGGGGGCCCTCGCGCCCTGGGTGTAGCCGGACGATATGAACAGGAGGAACACCGCTGTCTCCATGATGTTCATCCCCATAATCTTCTTTATGAGGTTGGAATGGGTCAGCATGGTGTGAAACCCAATGAGGAACACCGTGACCGCCACCGCGTAATGGAGGTTTAGCCAGAGGGCCTCAATCATCTTGGTACCCCCTCGCCAGGGTCCTGAAGAGCGACACCAGGGTAGCCGTGACCTTTATGCCCAGGCCGATGCTGAGCAGGGGTATCAAGCCCCCGGACATCAGGTACCCTGCGCGTCCCAGGGGAAAGCCCGCAACGGCGTTGGACAGGAACCCGGTGCCCAAGGCTATACCTATGAACCCCAGGAACACGTACCAGATGCCCCCGGCGGATTCCAGGACCCTCGAGGCTGCCCCCCAGGACCTGCCCACTCCCGAGGATTGCCCCAGGGCCATAGAGCCCAGGATGAAGGCGGAGGCCATTAACGCCCCTCCCGCGAAGGCACCACCCGGTGACACGTGGCCGTGGAAGACCACGTACGCCCCGAACACCATTATGAAGGGGATGAGTACCCGGCTCACCGTGCGGAGGATCACGTCATCCACCGCTCTTTCCCCCTTTCTCGGCCATCGCCGCCAGGGCGGCCATGGCTGCCGAGACCGCCGTGAAGAGAACCGTGGCCTCCCCCAGGGTGTCGTAGCCCCTATAGTCCAGGACCACTGCGGCAACGCTGTTGGCTGCGCCCGTTTCGGTTAAAACCGAGCCCGTGAACCGCTCAGGCAGGGCATTCTGCACAGGGGCGCCAGGGTCGCCGAAGGGCGGCATACCACCTGCAACCACCAGCAGCATAGCCCCGAGGATCAACATGGCCAAGAGGGTGACGGCGTTTCTCACTCCTCATACCTCCTGGTCCGGGAGATGGCCGCCAGGAAGAGGAGGGAGGTTACCCCCGCCCCAACTGCCGCCTCCGTTATGGCTATATCAGGCGCCTCCAGCCGCTGCCACACCATGGCCATGACCAGGCTATAGGCGGCGAAAACGATGGTGGCGCCCACAAGGTCCCGGATCCTTGACACAAGGATTGCCGCCACCACCAAGAACAGCAAGAGCACGAGACTGAACGCCGCCGCCATGTCCTCAGTCTCCCTTCTCGATATCCTCCAGGTCCACCCTATGCGCAACAATGGGGGTGAACACGGTGTCCCTGTACGCAACCCTGGCCATCACGTGAGTGGCGGTGGGGGATGTGAACCAGACGAAGGCCACGATAACCAGGAGTTTCAGGCTCAGGGCCGTGGGACCAGCCTGGAGCGCAACCCCGAGGAGCACCATGCCAGCCCCAAGGGTATCAGCCTTGGCCGCGGCGTGCATCCGGGTGAGGGCATCGGGCAGCCTAAGGAGCCCCAGGGTTCCCACGGCAAAAAAGAAGATGCCGCCCAGGACCAGGAAGACCACTAGTGCGTTCTTCAGGATCTCCAAGCCATTACCCCCTAGAACAGGCTCCCCTTGGAGAAGTACTGGGCCAACCCCACAGTGGCCAGGAAACTTATCAGGCCATACACCAGCGCCACGTCCAGGAAGATGCTCATCTCCTGGTGAGCGAAACCCACCAGGACGAGAATGACTAGGGTCTTTGTGCCTATCACGTTGATGGCCACAATCCTGTCCGCCGCGGAAGGGCCCCTTGCGGCCCTGTAGAATGACAGCCATGCCAGGAAGGCAAGGACGAAGGCGGCCCCGAGAAAGAAGCCCTCACTCACGGGCCTCACCCCCGGCCTCAATCCCAAGGAGACGCCCCTCAAACAGCCGGTCGCCCATAGTCTGGGCAACCTCCAGCGTGAGGGCGTGGACCGTGAAGGTATCGCCCGCCGCCTCGATGGTGACGGTGCCCGGTGTAAGGGTAATGCTGTTACCCAGGGCCGCCTTGCCTAGGTCCGTCTTGAGGCGGGACCGGAAGCGGACGATGGTCGGGGCTATGGGAAGCCTGGGATTTAGCACTACGGCCGCCACCTGGATGTTGGCCTTCACTATCTCCACTAGCAGGATGCCAAGATAGGCAAGCCCATCCACCATGACCCTGGGGTTCAGGGAAATACCCTCGCCCTTTCTAAAGGAAAGGTCCCTCGAGAAAAGGGTCACAAGGGCGCACACGCCGGTGCCCAGCAACAGGCTGGCCCAGTCGCGCCGCCCCAAGAGGATGGTCCAAAAGACCCAGAGGACCAGGAACGTCCCAGCATAACCTGGCATCCTAACCATGGACGCACACCTTCAGCCGATTTGTCGAAACCTATGAGCTAATATAGCACAGCAACTGGTCCGTGACAACATAATTACCGACTTGGGGCTCGAATCAGAATTGTCCTGCATTTTAACCCGGGGGCGGGATTGTCTGGTGTCCCAGGGGAAAGGAGGGAAGCAGCGGGCTCCCAGGCAAGGCGCCACGCCCACCCTGCCAGGGTGAGGACATTGCCCAGGGCGCCCCTGTGGGATGGGCCATTCCTGGGGCGCGACTTTACATGTAGGCCTTGGCAAGCACCAGGATGACAACCAACGCTGTGAGGGTGAGCGCCTGCAGGAGTATGGCGACATTCAGGTCCGACATCCTGCGTTCCGTAAACTGGGAGAGGTCTGGCAGTCCCTCTTCGCCAATGCCTGAAGCCGCATCCTGGGCGCGGCGGGCTATCTCCTGGTAGCCCTGGTCAAGACCACGGTCAAGCCGGGCGACCCTGCCCACCACAGTCCAGGCGCATGACCCCACGGGCGTGTAGAAGAACCCTATTGACCTTTCGAGACGGCCGGCGGCCCGGACAAGGCCCCAGGCGCCAGCCTGGAGCGGCTTATAGACAAGGCTCTCCACGCTGAGGTTTGGAGGCCTCCTGTTGAGGAGGCCCAGCCTCGAACCGGCCAGGTAGATACAGGTTCCCAGGATGAAGGGAACCATGACGTCCCGGAGGTTCGACCACTGGAAGAGATCAGCGTGGGCCAGGTGGTCCAACCCGTGCTGATACCCAAGGGACGCGGCGGCCGGAAGGACTGCAAGGTTGATGACCTGCTGTGGGAAGAACCCCACCAGGAGTATCAGGAGGCTCAAGACGTGCAACACAGCCCCAGATATCCTGGGAGGAGTCACAGTCCGCTGGGCCGGGGCGCCCAGGAAGACGTGCCCAAGCTTGAGGAAATACACAACCGTAAAAGAGCTGCCCACCACGAAGACCTTCTCAGCCACCAGGAGCCATGCCAGGTGATTCTCGTGGTATGCCTCGGCAAGAGCGTGGTGAATCAGGGTCTTGCTGGCGAAACCGCTGAAGCCAGGCAGCCCAGTGATGGCCCCGAAGACCGCCAGGAAGGCAATGCTGGCCGGGAGGTATCGACGCATGCCCCTTATCCGGGTCACACTGGTCTCGTGGGTGATCATGTAGAGGTACCCCACCATCAGGAATGCGGCGGTCTTGAACACCATGTGGTTCAGGATGTGGAGGAAGGCACCCCCGAAGCCTGTAGCACCTTCAGCCCCCAGCACCGTCGCAGCGCCAATGCCCGTGACGATGTAGCCCACCTGGCTTACGGAACTGTAGGCTAGGATCCGCTTGGCGTTGTCCTGGAAAACCGCCATGACGCCACCTGAGACCAGTGTGACAAGGCCTATCCCCAGAAGAAGGGCACCGCTGTTCAGTGCCCATGGCCCGTGCCCCGCTGGGTAGCCGGGCACCAGGACAAGAAGGAACATGCGGAGAATGCCGTAGGCACCCGCCTTGATCAGCACGCCCGACAGGACGGCACTGGCCGGGGCCGGAGCCACAGGGTGAGCCCGGGGGAGCCATATGTGCAGGGGAAACACCCCTGCCTTCACGCCAAAGCCCAGCACCACCAGGATGGTGGCCATCTCGAGGTATCCTGCGGAGACCAGGGCTGTTCCATGGCGGGCGGCCAGGTCCAAGCCGCCTGCGTGACCCAGCACCATGACGGCAAACACCAGGCAAAGGCCGCTAGCCACACCCATGAAAAGGAAGAGGCGGCCCGCCGACAGCGCTTCGGGGTCTTCGTTGTGGACCACCAGGGCGTAAGAGGCGAAGGTCATCAGTTCGAAGAATACGAAGAGGGTGAAGAGGTCGCCAGACAAGAAGACGCCCAGGGTGGCCCCCATGGTGAAGACCATAAAGGACCAGTAACGGGGAAGGGAGCGCTCGTGCTTCATGTAGTCGAGGGAGAACAGCAACGCCAGTGACCACGCGGTGGCTCCCACCAGCGCCACGCTGGCGCCTACGGCATCGGCCCTGAGGAGGATACCGTATCCCACCGCACTCAGCCTGGCCTCTACGCCACCCCTGGTAGCCAGGGCTAGCAGGAACGCGCCCATCCCGGCGGCGAACAGGCCCGTCGCCACCGCCAGGATGGCCCCAGCGCGTTTTTCCCTGGCTGCCACTGCGTAAACGGGAAAGGCCATGATCATGGGCACCAGTGGCACCAGCGCAGGCAGCGCGCTTATCGCCGTGGCTGTGGCCGGAACAGGTGTCATCTACACTTCCCCCCTGGTATCCCCAACTACTTGCTCAACGCGCCAGGCTCAGTGGCGCCTAGGGCGCGTTCCCAGTTGACCCCATTCGTTGCCACACCGTGGAGGCGTAGTAGGTAAGGCAGAAGCCCAAGACAAACCCCAGCCCAACGAAGATGAGGAAGTACCTCCCTTGCCCCGCCCCCATAGCCAGCCTGCCCAGGAAGATACCAGCCACGGCTCCCACTATGCACCGGACCCTCAGGGATAAGTAGAAGGCATTGCGAGGGCGCCGCGGCGGGTTCGCCGGGCCCAGGGCCCAGGGCGAAGCCGCAGGGTCTCCCTGGCTGATCTCAGCCCCCTCCAGCGTCAGGTCACCCCGGGGGCCATAACCTGTACCCTTTGTCATCCTGTCCACCCCCCTCATGGCAGCCCCAGGCCGGGCTGCCCTTGGCTGCGCCTCCCTTGAAGGAGCACGAGTGCCTACCGTGAGCCAAAGAGATTTCTGGGAGGAGGGCACAATCCTTAATAAGAATATACGATGCGAGGGGTGACATGGCAATACTGTTTCTGCATATTTCATATTTTTCTGAACTTAGTTCGTTACGTAACTAACAAATGGGTGGCCTGGCTGGCAGGAAATGGCACCACCGGGAGGGGAAGGAAGGCCTGAAGGGGGCAAGAAGCCTCGCCCCGGGGAAGTGAAACCCACAACTAAAGGCAGGTCAGGTTCTCCGTGACCGCCCTCTTCAGTGCGGCTCTTGCCCTGTTAAGTTTGGATTTGACGGTACCTAAGGGGCACCCCATCTCCCGGGAAATGTCCGTGTAACTCAGGTCCCTAACCTCTCTGAGAACCAGGACCTTGCGCTGGTCCCGCTCGAGCCGGTTTAGGCACTCAACGACCCCCTCACGGATGTCCACCCCTTCCGCCACCTCCGCCGGGTCAGGCGCGGAGCCCACTAACTGGGGCACTGGGGCCTCTTGGTCTCTTTGGCCATCAAGGCACAGCACCTCGCGCCTGCGGGATGAGCGCAGGCTATCCACGCAGGCGTTGGCAGTTATGCGGAACACCCACGTCTCAATGGAGCACTCCCCCCTGAAGGTATGCATGGACCGGTAGAGCTTGAGAAAGGTCTCCTGGGTGACATCCTCGGCGTCATGTGGGTCTCCCACAAGCCTAAGGGCGTAGCCGTAGACCCGCTTCCTGTACGCGGAGAACACATCCTCGAACATCGCCTGGCTGCCCTGCCCTGCATTAACCGCCGCGACGGCCACCCTATCGCCTCCCATTCCTGCCTCTATGAGGAAAGAGTACCAGATGGCGGTAAACGGGCCCAAGAGCTGGAAGGCCCGTTTCGGGCAGGCATTTTGGCCTGAGGCCGTTCGGCCTAGAACACTGGCTCTGGCACCCGGGCCACCACCCGGGTTCCACCCCCGGGGGAGGATGACACCTCGAGGCTGCCTTGCACCAGGTCTAGTCTCTCCCTCATCCCTAAAAGCCCCAGGCAACCGGTCTTGGCCAAGCAAGACACATCGCCCGGGACCTCGAAACCCCTCCCGTCGTCCCTCACACACAGGGTTACTCCCGACCCCTGAAACTCCAGGCACACCTGGATGCTCTGGCATTGCGCGTGCCTGGTGGCATTGCCCACCGCCTCCTGGGCAATGCGAAATAGGGCAACCTCAGCCTCAGGGGCCAGGCGGCGCTCGACCCCCCTGACGTCCAGGTGGGCCTCCAGGCCCCGTCTCCTCACCTCGGATACAGCGCCTTCCAGGGCCGCCCGCAGGCCGAGGTCGTCCAGGACCGCGGGTCTCAGATCCCTTATGAAACGCCGCAGGCTGGCCAGGGCCTGGTCAGCCATGCCCCGCAGCTCCTGGGCCTTGCGCTCCATCTCGGACCTGTCATCCTGGTCCACGCAGATGTCCAGCCCCCTGGATATGGCTGTGAGGCTCTGGACTGTCTCATCGTGGAGTTCCCTGGCTATGCGGCGCCTCTCCTCCTCCTGTACCCTGGTAACCAGGGCTATGTAGTCCTTCAGGGCCATCTGTGTCTGGTGGGAGCGCTCGAGTTCCTCTTCCATCCGGTTGATTTCAGTGTTGTCCCTGGCTATGCCCTGTTGCCCTACATATCTTGAATCCCTGAGGAGGATCGAGGAGTGCACGTCCAGGATCACCGTGCCGCCCCGGCGCTTCTGGGCCTCCCAACGGCAGAATATGCGCTTCTTCCCCTCGGATAAGGCCCTGCGCAGGACCTGCAGGCTTTCCTCCCAGCTGCCAGGGCTGAGAAGGGAGCTGATGAACCGCCCCACAAGGTCTCCTGGTTCGTAGTCCAGCACATCTTTGACCCGGGAGTTGAGGTAGGTAATCCGTCCCACGGCATCCAGGGCAAACACCAGGTCGCTGGCCTGCTCCGCCAGGGCCCGGTACTTCTTTTCCGAACGCTTGACGTCTTCGAATTCCGTAGCCCTCCCCAGGGCCCAGCCTAGGTGAGTCATGAGCACCCCAAGTTCGTCGTCGGAAGGCCGCTGCCTGCCAGCGGGGAAGGCCAGGAGCAGGAGCCCCAGGGGCATTCCCTTATGGCTGAGGGGAAGTATGGACACGGGACCCGCCAGGGAGAGGGCCACTGCGGTCTCACCCCTCCCCGGGGCTCCCTCCTCAATGTGAACAGGGGTAGTGGAGCCCAGGGCCCTGTAAAGGGTTCCGTGCTTGCTCATCCTCAGTGCGATGCGTTCCTCAACAATGGGGGCCGACTCGTCCCGGGCCACTACGGCCACGGGGAAGAGGGACCGCTCCTCCATGTCGCACAGGAAAAGTGCGGCCCCCTCCGCGCCAAACAGGTCCACAACCCCGTGGGCAACGGCCCTGTAGCCCTCGCCCGACGTGACATCCAGCACAGACTGGACCAGATCCAGAAGGATCCCCTGAACCCTGGCTCCAAGGTCACCCATGGCTCTTTGCCTCTCTCAGCCTTATCCAGCCCTTCATGAGAGCCTCCGTCACCGCCTCGGTCCTGGAGGATGCCCCCATCTTCTGGAACACCTTGGCCAGGTGTCCCTGGACGGTCCTGGGGCTAAGGCCCAGTTTTTCAGCGATCTCCTTGTTGGCCAGACCCTCAGCGGCCAGTGATAGCACCTCCAGTTCCCTCTGGCTCAGGGGGATTACACCTCCGGGCTCCCGGCCCTTGGTGTCCTGCAAGCCCCTGAATACCTTCCTAGCCACCTCGGGACCCAGCACGGCCTCGCCATGGTAAACCGCCCTGATGGCATGGTGGAGGTCCTTGCCCCGGACGTTCTTCAGGAGATAGCCTGATGCACCCGCGTCGAACATGGCGGATATGTACTGGTCATCATCGTATGCCGTGAACACCAGCACCACAGTTTGCGGCAACGCCTCCCTTATGGCGCGGGTCGCCTCGAGTCCGTTCATCCCAGGCATGGATATGTCCATGAGCACCACATCCGGCCCGAGTTCCAGCGCCAGGGCGACTGCATCCTCTCCGCTGCCCGCCTCCCCCACCACGTGAATGTCCTCCTCTTGCTCCAGCACTTCACGGGTGCCTCTTCTCACCACCGGGTGATCGTCGGCCAGGAGCACCCTGATGCTTTCCAACGGTCCCACTCCCTACGAATCCTTGCTCTTCTCCACGAAGTTAATCCTCAGGTCCCTGAGAAGCGCCTTCAGCCTGGAGGCCTCTTCCGCATCCATATCGCCCTCAATCACCGGGGCCAGTGCGCTAACGGCATCGATTGCAACCCGGGCCTGTTTCAGGTCCACCTTTACCTCTTGGCTGAGAGGGTTGGCCACAAGGCCCATGGATTCCCATGCCTTGGCCGCCAGGGTGGCAATGAACCATTGAACCAGGTAGTTTGAGGTCAGTGCCTCAAGGGGAAACCCCTGTATGCTCTGCCCGTCATCCGTCCCCTCTTCGCCGGACCCCTGTGGATTCTGGGCATCCTCATTCTCCATCCGTGGTCCCTCCATTCACTTCTCGTTGGCACTAAGGATTCTGCGCGCGTCCCGGAGTATCCTCCCAGGTGGCCCTGGGCCTGAGTGGGAGCGCAGGCAGGTCCAGGGGGGCAGGGGGGTAAACGAAGTGGGTGACCGGACCCCAGTGGGGCACCGGCATGCCTAGGCATGGTCAATAGGACAGACCGAGGCTGGATACGTTGACATGCTAGGCACAAAGATATATAGGCCCAAAGAGTATGCATGGGCGGAGATGTCTAAGATACTTGTAGTATCCGAAATGCTGGATGTACGAGGAAGAAATCTTCATCGCTGCGGTCAAAGACCAGCAGGCAGTCCCTGATTGAAAACCTCTCCTTGAGATCATGCAAGAGGCCAGCGACCGTCGGGATACATCCGGCGTGTTGCCAGGGAGGACCTTCCAGTAAGAGGGGTATCCCCTGGGGGTAAGCACCAACGCGATGGTGACCCCGCGCCGGGCTTCTGACGCTCAGATGAAA from Bacillota bacterium includes these protein-coding regions:
- a CDS encoding DUF1844 domain-containing protein, which translates into the protein MENEDAQNPQGSGEEGTDDGQSIQGFPLEALTSNYLVQWFIATLAAKAWESMGLVANPLSQEVKVDLKQARVAIDAVSALAPVIEGDMDAEEASRLKALLRDLRINFVEKSKDS